Proteins from a genomic interval of Thermodesulfobacteriota bacterium:
- a CDS encoding sugar ABC transporter permease → MRSLRNTLVFVFATTALELLLGLGIALVINRRFPGRGAVRAAVLVPWAIPTVVSSQLWRFLCHDQYGLVNFALFGTQTARYHAWLAEPAHAFAAIVAADVWKTSSFAALLILAGLQTIPDHLYEAARIDGAGAWTRFRRITLPLIRPALLVALLFRTMDAFRVFDLVFVMTQGGPADATNVLQFYGYKKMFAEGLLGYGSAVSVLVFLATLGVSVAYLAALGRQGAGGRA, encoded by the coding sequence TTGCGGTCGCTTCGCAATACCCTGGTCTTCGTCTTCGCTACCACCGCGCTGGAGCTCCTCCTGGGGCTGGGGATCGCCCTGGTGATCAACCGCCGCTTTCCGGGCCGGGGGGCGGTGCGGGCGGCGGTCCTGGTGCCCTGGGCGATTCCGACCGTGGTCTCCTCCCAGCTCTGGCGGTTCCTCTGCCACGACCAGTACGGCCTCGTGAACTTCGCCCTCTTCGGCACCCAGACGGCCCGCTACCACGCCTGGCTCGCCGAGCCGGCCCACGCCTTCGCCGCGATCGTGGCGGCGGATGTGTGGAAGACCTCTTCCTTTGCGGCCCTCCTGATCCTCGCCGGGCTCCAGACCATTCCCGACCACCTCTACGAGGCGGCCCGCATCGACGGCGCCGGGGCCTGGACCCGCTTTCGGCGCATCACCCTGCCCCTGATCCGGCCGGCCCTGCTCGTCGCCCTGCTCTTTCGGACCATGGACGCCTTCCGGGTCTTCGACCTGGTCTTCGTCATGACCCAGGGCGGGCCGGCCGACGCCACCAACGTCCTCCAGTTCTATGGGTACAAGAAGATGTTCGCCGAGGGACTCCTGGGGTACGGGTCGGCGGTCTCGGTGCTGGTCTTCCTGGCCACCCTGGGCGTCTCGGTGGCCTATCTCGCCGCGCTCGGCCGGCAGGGGGCGGGGGGGCGCGCGTGA
- a CDS encoding carbohydrate ABC transporter permease, with the protein MRRPPGPAALFGGVTALVVVASLGPFLWFVGTSLKTPLEVTAIPPVLWPSGSLAFYRSAVERYDLLGYVANSATVAGATTAVTVLLSVLAGYPLARLRVPRKEWLLGSLLLVSMFPQISIAGPVWRILHGLGWLNTYQGVILPYVTLTLPLGVWILVSFFRELPRDLEDAARVDGWGHLQTLFRVVVPLAAPGVFTASILVFIYAWNEFFFALLILTDQRLQTLPVGIALFQGEYTIPWGEIAAASTVATVPLVLLVLLFQRRIVRGLSAGAVKE; encoded by the coding sequence GTGAGGCGCCCTCCGGGCCCGGCCGCCCTGTTCGGAGGGGTCACCGCCCTGGTGGTGGTGGCCAGCCTGGGACCCTTCCTGTGGTTCGTGGGCACCTCGCTCAAGACGCCCCTGGAGGTCACCGCCATTCCCCCGGTGCTGTGGCCGAGCGGGTCGCTGGCGTTCTACCGCTCCGCCGTGGAGCGCTACGATCTCCTGGGGTATGTGGCCAACAGCGCGACGGTGGCGGGCGCGACCACGGCGGTGACGGTCCTGCTCTCGGTCCTGGCCGGATACCCCTTGGCCCGGCTGCGGGTGCCCCGCAAGGAGTGGCTCCTGGGGAGCCTGCTGCTGGTCTCCATGTTCCCCCAGATCTCCATCGCCGGCCCCGTCTGGCGCATCCTCCACGGCCTGGGGTGGCTCAACACCTACCAGGGCGTGATCCTCCCGTACGTTACCCTTACCCTTCCCCTGGGGGTGTGGATTCTCGTGAGCTTCTTTCGGGAGCTCCCCCGGGACCTGGAGGATGCCGCCCGGGTGGACGGGTGGGGGCACCTGCAAACCCTCTTCCGTGTGGTCGTGCCCCTGGCCGCCCCAGGCGTCTTCACCGCCTCCATCCTGGTCTTCATCTACGCCTGGAACGAGTTCTTCTTCGCCCTCCTGATCCTCACGGACCAGAGGCTCCAGACCCTCCCCGTGGGGATCGCCCTCTTCCAGGGGGAGTACACCATCCCCTGGGGGGAGATCGCCGCCGCGTCCACCGTGGCGACCGTGCCCCTGGTGCTCCTCGTGCTCCTCTTCCAACGGCGCATCGTCCGGGGGCTCTCGGCGGGTGCGGTGAAGGAGTGA